AAGAGCGGCCACTCGGCCGGAGGGCGCGCGGTCCGGTGGATCACGGTGAAGGTGAGCCCGAGCCCCGCGGGCGACTCCCAGACGCGGCCCTGCCTCCCCCTGCCCGCGAGCTGTTCCGCGGCGAGGATGAGCGTCCCCGACGGCGCTCCGGCCCGGGCCTGCGCGCGCGCTTCGTCCTGGGTCGAGGAGAGGCTGCCAAAGCGCTGGATGGAGAAGGAGTGCGGCGGCATCAGGCGCCGATCTCGATGTCCATCGACATGTCCACGGCGGGCGCGGAGTGCGTGAGCGCCCCCACCGAGAGGAAGTCGACGCCCGCAAGGGCGTAGCGCGCGACGGCGTCGAGCCGGATCCCGCCGGAGACCTCGACCTGGATCCTGGGATCGCCCGGCCTCCAGGTGTCGGGCAGCCAGCGTCCCTCGTCGTCCGCCCCCCGCGCGGGAAGCCTTCTCTCGACCTCGCGGATCGCCGCGACGCAGGATGCGACCTCCTCGGGCGTCCTGTTGTCGAGGAGAATGCGGCCGACATCGAGACGCGCCGCCTCGCGCGCCTCCTCGATCGCCCTCACCTCCACGATGATCGGCCTGCCCGGATGAGCCCGCCGCGCCGCCTCGACCGCCTGCGAGATCCCGCCGACGACGGCGATGTGGTTCTCCTTGATCATGACCGCGTCATAGAGGCCGAGCCTGTGGTTCGTCCCCCCGCCGTGAAGGACCGCTTCCTTCTCGAGCAGGCGCAGGCCTGGCGTCGTCTTGCGCGTGTCGCTGATCCGCGCCGTAGAGCCGCACGACCGCGCGGCCTCGACGAAGCGCGCTGTCAGCGTCGCC
Above is a genomic segment from Candidatus Eisenbacteria bacterium containing:
- the nadC gene encoding carboxylating nicotinate-nucleotide diphosphorylase, giving the protein MARDEGLGVVEEAMARLALLEDVGEGDLTAALVPEGARAVAVVRARQKGVLSGLGVARAVFRAVDPGIEIESPLEPGEPFGAGDRILTARGSGRALLTAERSALNFLQRLSGVATLTARFVEAARSCGSTARISDTRKTTPGLRLLEKEAVLHGGGTNHRLGLYDAVMIKENHIAVVGGISQAVEAARRAHPGRPIIVEVRAIEEAREAARLDVGRILLDNRTPEEVASCVAAIREVERRLPARGADDEGRWLPDTWRPGDPRIQVEVSGGIRLDAVARYALAGVDFLSVGALTHSAPAVDMSMDIEIGA